The following DNA comes from Malania oleifera isolate guangnan ecotype guangnan chromosome 12, ASM2987363v1, whole genome shotgun sequence.
TCTCCATGACTTCCAAATTCAATCATTTCAGTCTACATTGGCAACACCTTTAACCTCTTACAAAGGCATCAATTTCTTATTATATCCCTCCTAGCAATGCCACTCATCCATTTTAACAGACTAGAGCAACACTTGTGATTATCTTCAATCATCTGTTAGGGATTTTATCCAAAACATGAGCATTGATCATTGTGGGTATCGTAATCATCAATTTTCACCATTTATTCATTTCAATAACAAGTATTACAAAGGTTACATTCCATATGTGCAGCTTACTACTCTCTCCATTGTTAGAACTAGAAAAATACCTCCAAATATTTGTTTAAATCATtatgttaaagcttgattaacatcgttggcccacaacctaacagcttaagcttttaggtaaactggcaatctaacatggtatcagagctagttaccaggaagtcttgggttctagtcttgttgcccgcatttattatgtggtgtttaaaaaaattattgtgttccctatAATGGGTATTATTTATCGTGTGTTCcatgtgctgtcgggctgcacgtgcaagggagtgttaaagcttgatattcattattggctcacaacctaacagtttaagcttttaggtaaagtggtaatctaacacatTATCACAGGTACACAACATACAAAGTGGGTGGCACCAATTACAACAGTGAAAATCAAAATAATATTATCATAACAAAAAGGGAAAGTGACATATGCACCTTCATCTGGGGAAGTGTTGAACTCTGCTATAATGACCTCAAAGACCTCAATAGCACAGATTAGGGCACTGTTACCCTTCGTAGGGTGCAATGATATTGTCAAACTTCTACCATTAATAGCAACAGTTTTGTTCAGTACAAAAGCAGTGTAAAGATCCCCACTCATACGCACAATGTCCACATCTTTAAATACAATATCACCATTTATTAGGATGTCAAATACCCTTTGCCCTACTCCATTGACCAAACGATCAATCTCTGCAAAATGCAACCAAATTGAGTAGTTTCTATTAGGATCCACAGGCAATGTATATGCTAAGTCTGGCTGCACATCTGTACTGATAAGTGCAGTCTTATAAAGAGCTTCTGGATAGAAGTTAGGTGAAACTGAAGCCTGTCTGATGCTCTTTCCAGTAGATATATTGCTATCAGAAGTTGGATTGAAAACCATTATGGGATTCCACAATCTATCCCCACCCCAGTGATCCCCTCTGTAATCTTCATCAAACTTTGGCATCTTAGAACCAGTGCTTAGCCTCTGTACTGTCCTAAGGATTGTACCTTTACCATAATTCTGGCCAAAATAGTATGCTTTATCATCCACTTGAAGAATTTCAATTGAAAAAATTGCTGGGTCTCCATGACCAGTGCTATGGAAGCAAAGAGAGGCAGAACCATCTGTGAGAAACACAAGGGCTTCAACAAATACCTGCTCATCATCACTGTGACTCCAGCCTGATTTCAAAGAATAAACCAGTGTTCCTTCCATAGAAACATCAAACAAAGGCTCACTGACAAAATTAGATTCTGCAACCAGTCCAAAAAAGATCCTCACTGAATAGTGCCCACTGGGCACTCTATTGATGTTATAGCAATTTTCAGGACCGGCTGACCGAGGAAAATAGCGAACTGTCTTAAGTGGAGGAGTAATGTAACTTGGACGTGTCCCGTTAGTAGGTATCCCTCCAGTATATGCAAAATCCTTAAACCACAATGTATTGGTTGGAGAAGTATGAACATTTTCACGAGCACCACAGCTTATGCGCATTGCAAATGGAGCTGCAGGAAGAAAAGAAATTTCATTGACATCCAATCAAATATTAAAAGCGAAACAAGAGGCCTTCTTTGGCCTTCAAAACCCGAATTCtaatttctaataattttaaattttagaaaattttacaATTCTAAACACCAATCATAgcttttttatataattaaaataaataaaaataatttattacaaTGGCCCACAGTGTATTAATAGTAGTGTTACAGTATGTGCctacttgatttttttttataagaagaacGTGCCTACTTGATTTTCTCAAAGCCCAACACCGCAAGAGGAAGGTTACTCCCTAGAAATAGATATAACAGATTCATCCTCTCTGAAATGCTAGAAT
Coding sequences within:
- the LOC131144169 gene encoding receptor-like protein 4 isoform X1, giving the protein MVRVLRRTAAASLADVPTDLKKPTSSMTSSPRWSQGGIHDAPFAMRISCGARENVHTSPTNTLWFKDFAYTGGIPTNGTRPSYITPPLKTVRYFPRSAGPENCYNINRVPSGHYSVRIFFGLVAESNFVSEPLFDVSMEGTLVYSLKSGWSHSDDEQVFVEALVFLTDGSASLCFHSTGHGDPAIFSIEILQVDDKAYYFGQNYGKGTILRTVQRLSTGSKMPKFDEDYRGDHWGGDRLWNPIMVFNPTSDSNISTGKSIRQASVSPNFYPEALYKTALISTDVQPDLAYTLPVDPNRNYSIWLHFAEIDRLVNGVGQRVFDILINGDIVFKDVDIVRMSGDLYTAFVLNKTVAINGRSLTISLHPTKGNSALICAIEVFEVIIAEFNTSPDEVKALQALKSALELPLRFGWNGDPCVPQQHPWSGVDCQFDGSSGKWFIDGLDLDNQGLRGFLPNEIFWLHRLQSINLSGNGIHGVIPSTLGNITSLETLDFSYNSFNGSIPESLGQLTSLRRLDLNSNSLSGRVPSALGARLLHRASFNFTDNAGLCGIPGLPACGRLSAGAKVGIGLAASMGLLLIIICSVCWWKRRQNILRAQRIAARDAPYAKARTHFARDVQMAMQHGHEHARTAAESGPSLLS
- the LOC131144169 gene encoding receptor-like protein 4 isoform X2, whose translation is MFGCLLLPLLAFFSALPLSVPRPAPFAMRISCGARENVHTSPTNTLWFKDFAYTGGIPTNGTRPSYITPPLKTVRYFPRSAGPENCYNINRVPSGHYSVRIFFGLVAESNFVSEPLFDVSMEGTLVYSLKSGWSHSDDEQVFVEALVFLTDGSASLCFHSTGHGDPAIFSIEILQVDDKAYYFGQNYGKGTILRTVQRLSTGSKMPKFDEDYRGDHWGGDRLWNPIMVFNPTSDSNISTGKSIRQASVSPNFYPEALYKTALISTDVQPDLAYTLPVDPNRNYSIWLHFAEIDRLVNGVGQRVFDILINGDIVFKDVDIVRMSGDLYTAFVLNKTVAINGRSLTISLHPTKGNSALICAIEVFEVIIAEFNTSPDEVKALQALKSALELPLRFGWNGDPCVPQQHPWSGVDCQFDGSSGKWFIDGLDLDNQGLRGFLPNEIFWLHRLQSINLSGNGIHGVIPSTLGNITSLETLDFSYNSFNGSIPESLGQLTSLRRLDLNSNSLSGRVPSALGARLLHRASFNFTDNAGLCGIPGLPACGRLSAGAKVGIGLAASMGLLLIIICSVCWWKRRQNILRAQRIAARDAPYAKARTHFARDVQMAMQHGHEHARTAAESGPSLLS